A stretch of DNA from Halobacillus litoralis:
TGTGAAGAACGGAGATCATGGCGATCACGCGTGTAACAGTTACCATATGTACAAAGAAGATGTGCAGCACTTGAAGGAGCTCGGAGTCGATTTGTACCGCTTTTCCATTTCGTGGTCCCGCGTCATTCCAGATGGGACGGGTGATTTGAACCCAGAAGGTATCGAGTACTATCGCAACCTGATTGGGGAGCTGATTGATAACGGAATTGAGCCGATGATTACGCTCTATCACTGGGATCTTCCACAAGTACTGCAGGAAAAAGGTGGATGGGAGAATCGCGAAACGACAGAAGCGTTCTTGGCGTATGCGAATGCAATGTTCCAGGAGTTCGGCGGCCAGGTCAAAAAATGGCTGACGATCAATGAACCTTGGTGTGCCTCTTTCTTATCCAACTATCTAGGCATCCATGCACCAGGAAAAACGAGTTTGCAAGCGGCGGTAGATGTCTCTCATCACTTGATGCTCGCTCACGGAAAAGCAGTCCAGTCGTTCCGTACACTCGTTCCGGATGGAGAAATCGGATATGCCCCGAACGTTGGCTGGCTAGAGCCATACAGCCCGAAACAAGAAGATATTGATGCGTGCAAACGAGGGATGATGTGGCAAAAGGAATGGTTTATGGACCCCGTGTTCAAAGGTACATATCCAGAAACTTTGGTGAATTTGTTTGCTGAACACAACGCGACCTTGAACATGGAAGAGGGCGACCTTGAGATCATCTCTGAACCGATCGACATGATGGGGATCAACTACTATACAGGAGGTCTCGGCCGCTACAAGGAAGACGGCGGATTGTTCCAGGTCGAAGAGATTGCACTCGATGAACGCCGTACAGATATTGACTGGCCGATTTATGGGGAAGGTTTTTACAAAACTCTTACAGATCTTCATCAGACTTATGGGGATGTCCCGATTTACATCACGGAAAATGGCGCTTGCTATAACCATGGAGTAGAAGAAGATGGGAAGGTACACGACAAAGAGCGCGTGGATTACCTGAAACAACACTTGACCGCTCTAAACCGCGCCATGGAAGCTGGCGTACCGATCGTCGGTTATATCGTATGGTCACTTCTTGATAATTTCGAATGGGCGGAAGGTTATGAGAAAAGGTTCGGGATCATTCATGTGAACTTCGAGACGTTCGAGCGTACGAGAAAAGATAGTTACTACTGGTTCAAAGACACAGTGAAAAATCACAGCTTCGAAAGATAAAATTTTTTAACCATTATGGAAACCGGTTTCGTTGCGGAAAATTGGAAAAGGAGGGAGTGAATCCCTCCTTTATCTGTTTCCTTGATTTATCTTCTATATGAACGATGTGAAACTGGCAACCGGAGTTTATTATTTTAAGTCAAAAAATACAGCTTAGAGGATAACCACACCTAGTTTTTTAACAAAAAAGGAGGAGACGGATTGAAGAAAGCTATGTATTGTTTTATGGTGCTGTTTATCGTTTTAGGAAGTTTCACGCCTGTCTACGCTAAAAAGTCAGAAAGCAAACAGGTAACTGGACAGAACTGGTATGAAGCGGGACTGTTCGAAGGATTAAACAACAAGAAAAATGAAAACGCCTCCATGAGTTATGAAGAGTATGCCGTTGTATTAAGTCATTGGTTTGGCGTGGATAAGGAAGAGGCTGTTCAACAAACAAATGAAGCAGCGGGCGCTGATATCAACCTTCGTTCTGCCATAAAGCAGGGGGAAGCGAAGAACGTTTTAACTGAATTTCTTCCTTATCAACTGGAAGAAAAATTGGATGCTTGGAACGATTCAAGTAAGCCGGTGAAACGTAAAGGCGTCCTTCAGTTAGTGAGTGGATTTGTGGATGCTTACTATCATGAAGAAGGAGAATACACAGGACAGGACATCAAAGGCAATGGGTGGATCAATGCCTCTGGTGTGACGATCTCAGATTCTACTTTCGGTGGTGATTTGATCATTGCCAACGGAGAAAACATCCTATTGGAAGATATAAAGGTTTCCGGAACGGTTTATATCAATGAAGATATCCAAAACGAAGTGTCTACGGTGGACGCGGATTTAAACAATGTGGTCGTATACGATGCTGCAGACCAAGCTTCGGATTGGTCGCTCGTCTGGAACGATGAATTTTTAGCAGAAGAGATCGATTCAGACAAATGGACGTATGACATTGGAAATTGGATTGTCGATGAAAACGGTGAGGGTGTCGCTGCTGGCTGGGGAAACAATGAGAAAGAATATTATACAGATTCCAGCGAAAACTCCTATACCGAAGATGGCCACTTAGTCATCAAAGCGAAAAAGGAAGAAGAACCTGTTACAGATGAGTTTGGAAGCTATGACTATACATCTGCGAAACTGAAAACCAAAGGGCTCTTCAGTAAGAAGTATGGTAAATTCGAAGCAAAAATGAAACTTCCTGAAGGTCAAGGGTTCTGGCCGGCATTCTGGATGATGCCGGAGGATGATGTGTATGGACCGTGGCCGACTTCTGGAGAAATCGACATCATGGAAGCCGCTGGAGGCGACACGAGTAACATCGGAGGAGCGATTCACTACGGAGAAGAATGGCCGAATAACACGTACACAGCGAAAGATTATCACTTCCCTGAAGGAGAAGACTTTAGAGACTACCACACATATTCCGTCGAATGGGAACCTGGTGAGATTCGCTGGTATGTGGATGGCGAACTTTATCAAACCTTGAACGATTGGTTCAGCAAAGGTGAAAATCAAGGGGATAAATATGCGTATCCTGCTCCATTTGATCAAGAGTTCTACATGATTCTGAACCTTGCTGTCGGCGGATGGTACGGTGGTGATCCTGATGAAACGACAGAATTTCCCCAGGCACTATGGAAGTCGACTATGTGCGAGTATATGAATTGACGGGAAGAGATTACAGAGAGCCGGTCGAACCTGTCGTGGAAGAAGAGACTCTTCCTGAAGATGCTAAGCAGCCACTAGAAGATGGGAACTTTATTTATGATCAGAATTATGAAAAAGATATCAATGTCGTGGATGCTCCAGAAAAAACATTAGATCCAACCTATTGGAATTTCCTTAAGCTCCCTCAATTCGAAGGTGTAGGAAATCTAACCATTGAAGATGTAGATGGAGAAAATTTAGCGAAAACGGAAATTACAAATCCAGGGAATGCGCTGTGGTCTTTGCAGCAAATCCAAAAGCTTCCGGTTCTAAAAGGACACACGTACAAGGTGTCGTTTGATGCAAAATCCAATACGACCCGGAACATGATGACAAAAGTATCCGGTGGAGCCGAAAGAGGCTATGCGAATTACTCTGGTGAAAAAACGGTGGAATTGACGGAGAACCTTCAGTCTTATGACTACACATTTACGTTCAAACAGGATACAGATTTAGCCGCGCGTCTGGAGTTCAATCTGGGTGGTAATGGAACAGCACCGGTATGGATCGGCAACGTACGTGTGGAGGATATTACCGATCAAGTCGGAGAGGACACTTCGAAGCCGGCTTTGGGTGATGGCAACCTCATTTATAACGGGACCTTCGACCAGGGGGATATGACTCGTTTGAACTATTGGGAACTGTCCTCTCAAAATGGTGCGGATGCGAGTGTAGTCGTACCGGATTCTTCTCGAAAAGCTGAAATCACCGTTGAAGAGGAAGGTCAGCAGCCCGGAGACATTCTTTTCTCTCAAGGCGCCATTCCGTTTGTAGAAAACCAGGAATATGAATTGACATTTGATGCGAGCGCATCAGAATCAAGAAATATTCAAGTGGAAGTGGTCAGCGAAGATGGTTCTGTCCAATACTTCAGTGAAGAAGCGGTTTCATTGACGAAAGAGATGGCGGAACATACGTTAGAATTCCAACTGCCTGAGGACCTCTCTGGTGAAGTCGGCCAGCTGAGATTTCTTCTAGGTGGCGAAGATGGGGATGTGACGTTAGATAACATTCGTATGATTCAAACGTCCGTCATCGTGGCTCCGATCAATTTCCAAAATGGTGACTTTTCACAAGGAATGGAACCATGGGGAAGTTATATTCACTTTGATGCGAATGCGGATGTTACCGTTGTTGATGAAGAACTGAAAATAGCGATTGAGAATGCCGGCAATGAAACTTGGAGTGTTTTAGCAGAGCAACCAGGTCTTTCCCTTAGCAAAGGGGCTGCCTACACCTTATCTTTTGATGCTAAATCAACCATAGCCAGGGAGATCGAGGTTACTCTTGAGAACGCGAATTATACACGTTACCTCAGTGAGAAGGTCTCCTTAAATGAAGAAATGGAACATTATGAGTTTGAGTTTGAGATGGTTAAAGATGATGTTACTTCTTTGAAATTCTTGATGGGACAAGTGGCAGATGCCCATGATATTTATATCGACAATGTAAAAGTCGAAGTGAAATGAAAATAGAAGGACACGCTCTTCTTTAGAGGAGCGTGTCTTTTTTTTTTTGCGGTGGATTGAGGTGGCCTTGCTAAGTAAAT
This window harbors:
- a CDS encoding GH1 family beta-glucosidase is translated as MTTIQFPDKLTWGAATASYQIEGAANEGGRTASIWDVFSHTPGNVKNGDHGDHACNSYHMYKEDVQHLKELGVDLYRFSISWSRVIPDGTGDLNPEGIEYYRNLIGELIDNGIEPMITLYHWDLPQVLQEKGGWENRETTEAFLAYANAMFQEFGGQVKKWLTINEPWCASFLSNYLGIHAPGKTSLQAAVDVSHHLMLAHGKAVQSFRTLVPDGEIGYAPNVGWLEPYSPKQEDIDACKRGMMWQKEWFMDPVFKGTYPETLVNLFAEHNATLNMEEGDLEIISEPIDMMGINYYTGGLGRYKEDGGLFQVEEIALDERRTDIDWPIYGEGFYKTLTDLHQTYGDVPIYITENGACYNHGVEEDGKVHDKERVDYLKQHLTALNRAMEAGVPIVGYIVWSLLDNFEWAEGYEKRFGIIHVNFETFERTRKDSYYWFKDTVKNHSFER
- a CDS encoding carbohydrate binding domain-containing protein; the protein is MRVYELTGRDYREPVEPVVEEETLPEDAKQPLEDGNFIYDQNYEKDINVVDAPEKTLDPTYWNFLKLPQFEGVGNLTIEDVDGENLAKTEITNPGNALWSLQQIQKLPVLKGHTYKVSFDAKSNTTRNMMTKVSGGAERGYANYSGEKTVELTENLQSYDYTFTFKQDTDLAARLEFNLGGNGTAPVWIGNVRVEDITDQVGEDTSKPALGDGNLIYNGTFDQGDMTRLNYWELSSQNGADASVVVPDSSRKAEITVEEEGQQPGDILFSQGAIPFVENQEYELTFDASASESRNIQVEVVSEDGSVQYFSEEAVSLTKEMAEHTLEFQLPEDLSGEVGQLRFLLGGEDGDVTLDNIRMIQTSVIVAPINFQNGDFSQGMEPWGSYIHFDANADVTVVDEELKIAIENAGNETWSVLAEQPGLSLSKGAAYTLSFDAKSTIAREIEVTLENANYTRYLSEKVSLNEEMEHYEFEFEMVKDDVTSLKFLMGQVADAHDIYIDNVKVEVK
- a CDS encoding glycoside hydrolase family 16 protein, translated to MKKAMYCFMVLFIVLGSFTPVYAKKSESKQVTGQNWYEAGLFEGLNNKKNENASMSYEEYAVVLSHWFGVDKEEAVQQTNEAAGADINLRSAIKQGEAKNVLTEFLPYQLEEKLDAWNDSSKPVKRKGVLQLVSGFVDAYYHEEGEYTGQDIKGNGWINASGVTISDSTFGGDLIIANGENILLEDIKVSGTVYINEDIQNEVSTVDADLNNVVVYDAADQASDWSLVWNDEFLAEEIDSDKWTYDIGNWIVDENGEGVAAGWGNNEKEYYTDSSENSYTEDGHLVIKAKKEEEPVTDEFGSYDYTSAKLKTKGLFSKKYGKFEAKMKLPEGQGFWPAFWMMPEDDVYGPWPTSGEIDIMEAAGGDTSNIGGAIHYGEEWPNNTYTAKDYHFPEGEDFRDYHTYSVEWEPGEIRWYVDGELYQTLNDWFSKGENQGDKYAYPAPFDQEFYMILNLAVGGWYGGDPDETTEFPQALWKSTMCEYMN